In Cydia fagiglandana chromosome 23, ilCydFagi1.1, whole genome shotgun sequence, the genomic window gtgtgtgtgtgtgtatgtgcgTGTGCATGTGGGCATGCGCGTGCGCGTGCTTGTGtgcgtgtatgtgtgtgtgagtttgtgtaattaaatttaatattctcATTTACCTCAACTTAGCACTCTTCCTTCTACCCCCCCTTGCAACTGCAGTGGCCTCTGCGATTGCTGGCCCCTCCTCCGTAGTGACCTGGTGAATAAAtgatttacccccttattcataatcaTAAAACTTAGAAAACTCTTACAAAACTCtgttcaattttgatttttctaaaaaaatattatcaacCAGTTTCAAAGACGTTTATGAATTATCGGTgtatttatacttattttcataaaaaaatattttgtgttccaatattttaaatttttggacgccaatgaccgatatatccgcaccgtaggtccaacgccaaagaccgattaatgcGTCACAGATCACAGAGCAAaacagacctacgtgcatatgcataaagttcaatttcagttttgacacttcagtGACGTGGCGGTAAAGGTTAAAGGGTTCATTCACTGGCACATCTATCCCAGAtcattttcaataattttaacTATACGATTCTGTCCAAAAATCCCTACATACCTCCTCCGCGGGTGCCTCAGTAGTAGCGGTATTTTGGGCTCTAGGAATAGGGGCTCCATACGTCGAGAATGCACGAGGTTGGGTCctgaaaattacataatttagtTATAATATAACCTCACAATTTGAGCTCTGATGAGTAACGTGACCAATATCGCAAAACCTAGATACTTAACTCCTAGTTtgtatgtttaaaattaaaattaaaataagtttaaaataagAATTAACGGCCCAGacagagatggcgggatgacctagacacctttctcagtaactggccagagcaggcgctatgtcggaagtcgtggaagacaaggggagaggcctttgcccagcaacCTTAATAGGCcagcaaaaaaaaagaattattgtTCAACGTTGGGTTAGCCATTACTGCCAAATTCATTTACCGTAATAGGTAAGCATCTAAACTCTAAAGTATCATTATGATAAGTATATAATTAGCAATAGATAGTCAGTAAAGGAAAGGAACATGTCACATGTGGGTTTaaaggtcagatgacagtctCTTTCGTAAAATCTTGTGACTGCATCACTTTTTGGGATTAAATTAGATTTTCAAGCCGTCCCCGTCATTTAGTATGAAACCGGGAAAGGGCTTAAATATGACGGTATTCATAACCTGCAGTGCAAAACCAACAATCAATGAAACACTCATTACCATTCAAAACATATCGtcggcctaaatcgcaaacctcgtaactccatttcaaggaaattggtaattgctaccttggacaacaatacttatagtcgcaaaccccgtaactcccccggaggagttacgaggtttgcgatttaggccgaCGAAATCAGAATTACGATTATATCATCCGACCTCAAAACCCCATACATTTAGACCTTATACTAATGTATTCCCTATTTTATATTCACCAATACTTCTGCGCCTCGGACATCAAAGGACGTGATTATCTTTCGCAATTTCGCATCTCATTTGAGTATGACATTTGAAAGTAAATTTTATCACGTGCGCGTAAGGTGTGTATTTGAGTAAGTCGTTTTCtttgaattttaattattttgtagtAAATTTGACCTTCACTTTTAGGCACGTCGTAAAGATTTGACTAGAGTTAGACCTAGACaagtctacagcgattttgatagcacgcgtagtgcaagtgttaggtattttaaacttaaaacttctatgaaattatgacgtataattttaacacttgcactgcgtatgctatcaacattgcagacttatcttgatcTGTGTTATTCGAAAAAGACGCACGTCTAAgcttaataaaagtaaaataaatgacaaaaaaataaacaaaaaaataaaaataatcttgtcAGACTTTAGTAAGAGTAGGGGCATTAAATTGctcgttgtttatggagttagaaaaacatattactGATCACCAGCACCAGGCCACCACCAGGCCAGGAGGGATCCGaccaggtgggatgacgatctgcgaaagattgcaggcagatgctggatgcggcaagctgaagacagggcgctatggcgctctttaggggagggctatgtccagcagtggactgctATAGcctgattatgatgatgattactgaTCACGACTTAAATGTCACCCtgtagaaagcatcacgtgatcaccggtccTAGAAAATGAAGTGTCGGTTGCCTAGGTCCGGACTCAGACAGttcaagcgtgagtcatccACTTTGAACAGATAATAGATAAAGAATATGCATGAGACTTACCTCGTCCCAAAAGCAGTTGCCACAGCGGTGGCCGTCGCACCACCATCCGTATTCTCCTCAGACTCCTTATCATTCTGATCCAAGCTGTTCCCTTGCTGGTTCACATCGAAACCACTCTGCAAAGCATCCTGCCCTTGACTTTGAGAAAGCTGCTGCTGTTGGAACTGTTGTTGATAAAATTGGTCAAGATTTTGAGCTGGTATAGACACTAGTTGTCCTTGAATCTGTTTGTTTGGAACGTAGAACTGAGGCTGGTATGTTTGTGGTTGGTATGAGGTCTGAGGCTGGTAAATTTGAGGTTGGTCAGCTTGAGGTTGCTGAAAAGCTGGCTGGAGGGCGGGTTGAGGATAAGCCTGTTGGAAAGATACTTGTTGAGGTTGGTAACCTTGCTGAGAAACGGTTTCTGCCTGTGGTTGAAACGCCTCAGGTTGTTGGTAGATTAGTTGAGGTTGTTGGAATCCTTGCGGTTGTAATCCTTGGGGTTGGAATCCTTGTGGTTGTAATCCTTGGGGTTGGAATCCTTGAGGTTGTAATTCTTGAGGTTGTTGCTGGTAAATTACTTGAGGTTGTGGTTGGAAACCAAATTGTGTTTGTACTTGTGGTTGTTGAGACTGACCATCATCACGCTGCTCATCATCCTCATTTTCCTTTTTTGGTTGCTCAAAGTTCGGCTGAATTTGATTAACACCCTGTGGCTGTAAAACTACATTTTGTCCTTGAATGGGAGCTAAAGGCTGAACAAGAGGCTGTAACTGCGCAATTGGTTGCAATGGCTGTGGGCTTTGAATGAGGAAACCACGGTTTGAAGTCTGTCCTGATACAACAAATGCCTGGTTTCCTGGATATTGTTGAAGAAGAGCACGCTGTTGATCTAGCTGTTGCTGAGCTAACTGTTGTTGAGCTATTATTGAAGGCAAGGCTGCAAAGTGCGTCTGAGCATCAAAACCAGCAACCTGCTTCTGAGATTGTTCTCCTGATATTACGATAGGGGATTGACCAAACTGTACAGGCTGCAGCCTTAACTGCGCTAAGGGATTTAGGAACAATTCTGGGGGGTATTCTTGAATATTCAGCTTAGAAACTTCTACTGAAACCCTTTGTTTCTCAGACACTGCTGGAGATCCAACTTCATCAGTTTCCCCTTCGTTTAAGTCAAGATCGGCAGGGGTGGTAGAAGTGGTTCTGAAATCTGGACGTGGTGTGATAGTGGATTGATTTGGGTTGACAGGAGTTCTTGAGTTGACAGTGGTTCTTGTGTTGTATTGATTTGGTGAGATGGTGCTTGGTAATCTAGCTTCGTTTTCCTGTTTCTGACGAGCGAATTCTCGAGCTTTTTGCTGTTGTATCTGGAACTGAAAGTACAAAGAAAAGTTGTATAAAATGTATCATTTTCTAGCATTCCTCAGGAAGATATCGCGGGCAGGTCATTTATTCTACCTCTACCTTAGGGAAATTTTAAGAAAACACAGTGCTTTTATAACTTGTGCaagaatatgtaaaaaaaaaacgtttatttCTCTGCAAATGAGGCCCGAAATTatcttgtaaatattttttgccAATTTTTAACTTTAGATTTTAATAAACACAGTACTAACCAAATTCCTAATCATGTTGTTaatcaaacaaaaaaggttatgaaTAATATTTGATGATTTTTGCAAAATAAAAGTTATCTACGTTCCCACCTGTGCCTGATTCAACCCCTGATCCAAACTCCTGATATCAGCATTGAAGTTCGGCCCGACATACTGCTGACCAGAAATAGGAGAGGGCTGGAAGATGGGCTGCTGCTCCTGGCGTGGAGGCAGACCCTGGACGGTTACGTCCACGTCGGCGTCAGGGATGTTAGCTGGTGTGCGAGGATCCACTGGTGGTAGGTAGTTAGGGTTCTGGATAAATAATGTTCATTAATGTCTACGTCTTCTTTACTCGTAACATGTTAGTATTTCAAAGATTAAATTCTGTTTTAAAGAAAATTGTACCGTTGTTGATAGTCAATAATGGCGAATACCGaatatatctttttatttttcttttaaagtATTCTAAGAGAATTTCGCCCCTAAGTGCAACTCCCTATATGCAAAAGAACAATCGTCGGTAAAaggtaataaaaactttttacaaaaaaaagaaaaccgacttcaaaaaggatgaaataaaatattatcctttttaagtctatgcgttaccaactgatatgtttgaagtcggtgccaagccaacttttgaagcataccatgattttggtgcgattcgataaggatgtacgttggattgccttacacgacgacaatgaacgtactttttgtaggtacagtcgacgttaaaaactgtacatgttcgtacatgttttgtgatcgtcacgaataaaaatcttttatcttttttatctttttttttaaatatgtttacacttttcgtcttattacaaaggagtaaggtgcaaaagtgtaaacatatctttgacgtcgactgtacctaagaacacacctcagaacacacgatcaaaccttcttggcacagtccgtaccatgtttgtcggcacgcaagcgtgggattgggactgaagttatttcccgttcCTTATttagaggactacatttcaaaatataaaacaattcaaggatttgttgccaaatttcacctaaagcggttcagttgtgtagccatgaaaaggcgacaaagaggcagacaaaaTTACttgcacatttataatagttattaagtacagttctaatgggatttatagtcataaagctgattatttttgacgggtattgttactacttggcttggcaccaacttcaaacatatcagttggtaacgcatagacttaaaaaggataatattttatttcatcctttttgaagtcggttttcttttttttgtaaaaagtttttatttttccatttttagttttaacgcattgttaagagcgcgacgcatgaatgaaaaacaacatcatgattaacactaaattcgtggacctactttaataaatatgtaatcaggaattttctcgagtccgtctgggaaattataattcctgtcactacactaaatccatcctccgccccgccactgacccaatccctcaacccccccgattactctacctcacagcgcatcaacccctgatccatgtacccctcggccctgaaccaacagcccttcaaccaccattacccgaccccttaactcctaaccctaacccccgatcagtacctatccttaccagcttaccaagagtttgacattgatttattcgctagtgtgtgtgtaacttacctactttctttgcatctcgctcgtactggcatattagtgcgagcgagatgcataaaaagtaagttacgaaagcgttagcgtcgctaacttagcgaatatgtcaatgtcaaactcgtggtaaggctacacgtgcactacatcaaattggcggtgttcggaagcaaatgctcaagttactttagaaaacaccgaaatcactttacatgtgcctttaaaaattgaggagttccctcaattccttatggattccatcatcagaccagaaccaaaaataatacggaaacaccttggaggcaactccttccaaacaaaaaaagaattactcaaatcggatcacaggtgccgaagtaatcgctgaacatactacatttaaaaaatcatcatcattatcatcaaaacaatcatcatcatcaggtctatttcatcaaagtggtggttttcgggaaaaaatgctcgagttgcttaagaaaacacccaaatcaccatgcatgtgcctttaaaaattgaggagttccctcaattcctcatggatcccatcatcagaacagaaccaaattaaaatgggaccaactcgaaGGTAGCTcctatcaaacaaaaaaagaattactcaaatcggactacggatgtcggagtaatcggtgaacgtacatagaaaaaaaaaaaatagccacaaccgaatacagaacctcctccttctatgaaatggaagtcggttaaaaagaagtCTATcgggacaaaaaaacattttcaacgtatcacatatttttgttttacacTCTTTTAAATGTGCTTTAAATACATAATCAGCGCTGATTCTAAAgcggcccacagattaccatttcaccggacgatatcagcctgtcggttgtttggaactgtcaacTGTTGCggttaaaggggcccactaatTACCAGTTCTTGGAGCGATATCAACCTGTCAgttaaatgcaaaatttgacagctccgaacaactgacaggctgatatcgcccGGCGACCTGGTAGTATGTGGACCCCTTAAGTGTTCTACCGCCTGTGTGAATTTTCAGAGCAAAGTTCATATTTAAGTTTTCTAAGCTATCATTTCCCAGATACTACGAGTACAATGATAGTTCGATTGGCCAATTTACTCCCCAGATCTCTTTGTATGCTAATTTTGCACCAAACCGCTCGATAATTTTGCAGCAAAATGACGGCTCGCTTGGACAAATGGGGTCATTTTTGTAGGTATCCGGCATATCAAGACGGAATAGGGTTATGGAATATTACtattaggaatcctctagacggagcttagagcaattatttcatgaaaacgatgctgccaaaaatacagggttgcgggggacgaggtgagcgagtcccgtgccgtgattggtccgttcaaagacacgggcgtcacacaaagacacttgacTCGAAAacggagtaaaactaccgtatatttgtggcaaagggggtagcgctactatgctcagtctggaggaagTATTGTCTCTGATTACCTGTAGGTAGGGAATATCACGAGTTTAGATGGAATATTACCTGTCCTCTCTGCGGCAGTTCGAAAGCGGGTCCATCAGGCCTCCAGCCGCTGGGGGCGTAGGGCGCCGGCGCCTCCGCCACCGCggcccctatcacgcaaaacaCCGCCA contains:
- the LOC134675870 gene encoding DNA translocase FtsK-like isoform X1 — translated: MKDLLAVFCVIGAAVAEAPAPYAPSGWRPDGPAFELPQRGQNPNYLPPVDPRTPANIPDADVDVTVQGLPPRQEQQPIFQPSPISGQQYVGPNFNADIRSLDQGLNQAQFQIQQQKAREFARQKQENEARLPSTISPNQYNTRTTVNSRTPVNPNQSTITPRPDFRTTSTTPADLDLNEGETDEVGSPAVSEKQRVSVEVSKLNIQEYPPELFLNPLAQLRLQPVQFGQSPIVISGEQSQKQVAGFDAQTHFAALPSIIAQQQLAQQQLDQQRALLQQYPGNQAFVVSGQTSNRGFLIQSPQPLQPIAQLQPLVQPLAPIQGQNVVLQPQGVNQIQPNFEQPKKENEDDEQRDDGQSQQPQVQTQFGFQPQPQVIYQQQPQELQPQGFQPQGLQPQGFQPQGLQPQGFQQPQLIYQQPEAFQPQAETVSQQGYQPQQVSFQQAYPQPALQPAFQQPQADQPQIYQPQTSYQPQTYQPQFYVPNKQIQGQLVSIPAQNLDQFYQQQFQQQQLSQSQGQDALQSGFDVNQQGNSLDQNDKESEENTDGGATATAVATAFGTRTQPRAFSTYGAPIPRAQNTATTEAPAEEVTTEEGPAIAEATAVARGGRRKSAKLRSRRIRPDSPVFTLDKSGRLVLVSGQERL
- the LOC134675870 gene encoding DNA translocase FtsK-like isoform X2, with the protein product MKDLLAVFCVIGAAVAEAPAPYAPSGWRPDGPAFELPQRGQNPNYLPPVDPRTPANIPDADVDVTVQGLPPRQEQQPIFQPSPISGQQYVGPNFNADIRSLDQGLNQAQIQQQKAREFARQKQENEARLPSTISPNQYNTRTTVNSRTPVNPNQSTITPRPDFRTTSTTPADLDLNEGETDEVGSPAVSEKQRVSVEVSKLNIQEYPPELFLNPLAQLRLQPVQFGQSPIVISGEQSQKQVAGFDAQTHFAALPSIIAQQQLAQQQLDQQRALLQQYPGNQAFVVSGQTSNRGFLIQSPQPLQPIAQLQPLVQPLAPIQGQNVVLQPQGVNQIQPNFEQPKKENEDDEQRDDGQSQQPQVQTQFGFQPQPQVIYQQQPQELQPQGFQPQGLQPQGFQPQGLQPQGFQQPQLIYQQPEAFQPQAETVSQQGYQPQQVSFQQAYPQPALQPAFQQPQADQPQIYQPQTSYQPQTYQPQFYVPNKQIQGQLVSIPAQNLDQFYQQQFQQQQLSQSQGQDALQSGFDVNQQGNSLDQNDKESEENTDGGATATAVATAFGTRTQPRAFSTYGAPIPRAQNTATTEAPAEEVTTEEGPAIAEATAVARGGRRKSAKLRSRRIRPDSPVFTLDKSGRLVLVSGQERL